Proteins found in one Pseudomonas marvdashtae genomic segment:
- the gatA gene encoding Asp-tRNA(Asn)/Glu-tRNA(Gln) amidotransferase subunit GatA produces MHHMTLAEIARGLADKKFSSEELTKTLLARIAQLDPQLNSFISLTEELALSQAKAADARRANGESGALLGAPIAHKDLFCTQGIRTSCGSKMLDNFKAPYDATVVAKLAAAGTVTLGKTNMDEFAMGSANESSYYGAVKNPWNLEHVPGGSSGGSAAAVAARLLPAATATDTGGSIRQPAAFTNLTGLKPTYGRVSRWGMIAYASSLDQGGPLARTAEDCAILLQGMAGFDPNDSTSIDEPVPDYSAGLNGSLQGLRIGVPKEYFGAGLDPRIAELIQDSIKALEKLGAVIKEISLPNMQHAIPAYYVIAPAEASSNLSRFDGVRFGHRCENPQNLIDLYKRSRGEGFGAEVQRRIMVGAYALSAGYYDAYYLKAQKIRRLVKNDFMAAFNEVDIILGPTTPNPAWKLGAKNSDPVAAYLEDVYTITANLAGLPGLSMPAGFVDGLPVGVQLLAPYFQEGRLLNVAHQYQLNTDWHTRTPTGF; encoded by the coding sequence AACAGTTTCATCAGCCTCACCGAAGAACTGGCCCTGAGCCAGGCCAAGGCCGCCGACGCCCGTCGCGCCAACGGTGAGAGCGGCGCCCTGCTCGGTGCGCCGATTGCCCACAAAGACCTGTTCTGCACCCAGGGCATCCGCACCAGTTGCGGCTCGAAGATGCTCGATAACTTCAAGGCGCCGTACGACGCCACCGTCGTCGCCAAGTTGGCCGCCGCCGGCACCGTGACCCTGGGCAAGACCAACATGGACGAATTCGCCATGGGTTCTGCCAACGAGTCGAGCTACTACGGCGCGGTGAAAAACCCGTGGAACCTGGAACATGTCCCGGGCGGTTCGTCCGGCGGTTCCGCCGCCGCCGTGGCCGCGCGCCTGTTGCCCGCTGCCACCGCGACCGACACCGGCGGCTCGATCCGCCAGCCAGCCGCGTTCACCAACCTCACCGGGCTCAAGCCGACCTACGGTCGCGTCTCGCGCTGGGGCATGATCGCCTACGCCTCCAGCCTCGACCAGGGCGGCCCGCTGGCGCGCACCGCCGAAGACTGCGCGATCCTGCTGCAAGGCATGGCCGGCTTCGACCCGAACGATTCCACCAGCATCGATGAGCCGGTGCCGGACTACAGCGCCGGCCTCAACGGCTCGCTGCAAGGCCTGCGCATCGGCGTACCGAAGGAATACTTCGGCGCCGGCCTCGACCCGCGCATCGCCGAGCTGATCCAAGACAGCATCAAGGCGCTGGAAAAGCTCGGCGCCGTGATCAAGGAAATCAGCCTGCCGAACATGCAGCACGCCATCCCGGCGTACTATGTGATCGCCCCGGCGGAAGCGTCCTCGAACCTCTCGCGCTTCGACGGCGTGCGCTTCGGCCATCGCTGCGAGAATCCGCAAAACCTCATCGATCTGTACAAGCGCTCCCGTGGCGAAGGCTTCGGCGCCGAAGTGCAACGCCGGATCATGGTCGGCGCCTACGCGCTGTCCGCTGGCTACTACGATGCCTACTACCTCAAGGCGCAAAAAATCCGCCGCCTGGTAAAAAACGACTTCATGGCCGCCTTCAACGAGGTCGACATCATCCTCGGCCCAACCACGCCGAACCCGGCCTGGAAACTCGGCGCCAAGAACAGCGACCCGGTCGCTGCCTACCTGGAAGACGTCTACACCATCACCGCCAACCTCGCCGGCTTGCCAGGCTTGTCCATGCCGGCCGGTTTCGTCGATGGCCTGCCGGTGGGCGTGCAGCTGCTCGCGCCGTATTTCCAGGAAGGCCGCCTGCTCAATGTCGCTCATCAGTACCAGCTGAACACTGATTGGCACACCCGCACCCCAACCGGCTTCTGA